From the Mauremys reevesii isolate NIE-2019 linkage group 19, ASM1616193v1, whole genome shotgun sequence genome, one window contains:
- the GBGT1 gene encoding globoside alpha-1,3-N-acetylgalactosaminyltransferase 1 isoform X2, with protein sequence MTCWKVVKSVLVLCLILIPIFVWMIVWNGPVHYLPYYLPCPEIFSMKLQYAEEKPVQLFPELFYPQPRSLDQKRRDVLTLAPWLAPIVWEGTFNSELLDSAYKPLNLTIGVTAFAIGKYTMYVGRFIESAEKLFMKGYRVNYYIFTNNPQAIPKVQLQPGRSLRIVPIKKYSHWQEISMRRMEAINRHIAEVSHREVNYLFCLDIDMVFHNPWGVETLGEMVAAIHPGYYKVPRSQFPYERRSSSAAFIPDNQGDFYYAGAVFGGLVKQVYEFTRACHMTILADKANGIMAAWQEESHLNRHFFSHKPSKLLSPEYVWDDTKPKPPEVRLIRFSTVNKDYREIRD encoded by the exons ATGACTTGCTGGAAAGTGGTGAAATCTGTTCTCGTACTCTGCCTGATCCTCATTCCCATATTTGTCTG GATGATAGTCTGGAATGGGCCCGTCCACTACCTTCCATACTACCTTCCTTGCCCAGAAATCTT CTCCATGAAACTACAATATGCAGAAGAGAAGCCCGTCCAGCTTTTCCCTGA GCTATTTTATCCTCAGCCCAGATCACTGGATCAGAA GCGCCGGGATGTGCTGACTCTCGCGCCTTGGCTGGCCCCCATTGTTTGGGAAGGAACTTTCAACTCCGAACTCCTGGACAGTGCCTACAAGCCATTGAACCTCACCATAGGGGTGACAGCCTTTGCCATTGGCAA GTACACCATGTATGTGGGCCGCTTCATAGAGTCGGCGGAGAAACTCTTCATGAAGGGCTACCGGGTGAACTACTACATCTTCACCAACAACCCCCAGGCGATCCCCAAAGTCCAGCTGCAGCCCGGCCGGAGCCTCCGCATCGTCCCCATCAAAAAATACTCTCACTGGCAGGAGATTTCCATGCGCAGGATGGAGGCGATAAACAGGCACATCGCAGAGGTGAGCCACCGGGAGGTGAACTATCTTTTCTGCCTGGACATCGACATGGTGTTTCACAACCCATGGGGGGTGGAGACTCTGGGCGAGATGGTAGCGGCCATACACCCTGGGTACTACAAAGTCCCTCGCAGCCAGTTCCCTTATGAGAGGAGGAGCTCTTCCGCTGCCTTCATCCCTGACAACCAGGGGGACTTCTACTATGCAGGGGCCGTCTTCGGTGGGCTGGTCAAGCAGGTGTACGAATTCACCAGGGCCTGCCACATGACCATCCTGGCAGACAAAGCCAATGGGATCATGGCGGCCTGGCAGGAGGAGAGCCACCTCAACAGGCATTTCTTTTCCCACAAGCCCTCAAAGCTCCTCTCCCCGGAGTACGTGTGGGATGACACCAAGCCCAAGCCGCCTGAGGTGCGCCTGATACGCTTCTCCACAGTGAATAAGGACTACAGGGAGATACGGGACTGA
- the GBGT1 gene encoding globoside alpha-1,3-N-acetylgalactosaminyltransferase 1 isoform X1 encodes MAPVTLSGVAHNCECQSQLSETRRTCSAKKIFHGKSSKTGEMTCWKVVKSVLVLCLILIPIFVWMIVWNGPVHYLPYYLPCPEIFSMKLQYAEEKPVQLFPELFYPQPRSLDQKRRDVLTLAPWLAPIVWEGTFNSELLDSAYKPLNLTIGVTAFAIGKYTMYVGRFIESAEKLFMKGYRVNYYIFTNNPQAIPKVQLQPGRSLRIVPIKKYSHWQEISMRRMEAINRHIAEVSHREVNYLFCLDIDMVFHNPWGVETLGEMVAAIHPGYYKVPRSQFPYERRSSSAAFIPDNQGDFYYAGAVFGGLVKQVYEFTRACHMTILADKANGIMAAWQEESHLNRHFFSHKPSKLLSPEYVWDDTKPKPPEVRLIRFSTVNKDYREIRD; translated from the exons ATGGCtcctgtcacgctgtctggagtggctcacaactgcgAGTGCCAGtctcag CTTTCAGAAACCAGAAGGACTTGTTCTGCGAAAAAAATCTTTCATGGAAAGTCATCAAAAACAG GAGAAATGACTTGCTGGAAAGTGGTGAAATCTGTTCTCGTACTCTGCCTGATCCTCATTCCCATATTTGTCTG GATGATAGTCTGGAATGGGCCCGTCCACTACCTTCCATACTACCTTCCTTGCCCAGAAATCTT CTCCATGAAACTACAATATGCAGAAGAGAAGCCCGTCCAGCTTTTCCCTGA GCTATTTTATCCTCAGCCCAGATCACTGGATCAGAA GCGCCGGGATGTGCTGACTCTCGCGCCTTGGCTGGCCCCCATTGTTTGGGAAGGAACTTTCAACTCCGAACTCCTGGACAGTGCCTACAAGCCATTGAACCTCACCATAGGGGTGACAGCCTTTGCCATTGGCAA GTACACCATGTATGTGGGCCGCTTCATAGAGTCGGCGGAGAAACTCTTCATGAAGGGCTACCGGGTGAACTACTACATCTTCACCAACAACCCCCAGGCGATCCCCAAAGTCCAGCTGCAGCCCGGCCGGAGCCTCCGCATCGTCCCCATCAAAAAATACTCTCACTGGCAGGAGATTTCCATGCGCAGGATGGAGGCGATAAACAGGCACATCGCAGAGGTGAGCCACCGGGAGGTGAACTATCTTTTCTGCCTGGACATCGACATGGTGTTTCACAACCCATGGGGGGTGGAGACTCTGGGCGAGATGGTAGCGGCCATACACCCTGGGTACTACAAAGTCCCTCGCAGCCAGTTCCCTTATGAGAGGAGGAGCTCTTCCGCTGCCTTCATCCCTGACAACCAGGGGGACTTCTACTATGCAGGGGCCGTCTTCGGTGGGCTGGTCAAGCAGGTGTACGAATTCACCAGGGCCTGCCACATGACCATCCTGGCAGACAAAGCCAATGGGATCATGGCGGCCTGGCAGGAGGAGAGCCACCTCAACAGGCATTTCTTTTCCCACAAGCCCTCAAAGCTCCTCTCCCCGGAGTACGTGTGGGATGACACCAAGCCCAAGCCGCCTGAGGTGCGCCTGATACGCTTCTCCACAGTGAATAAGGACTACAGGGAGATACGGGACTGA
- the GBGT1 gene encoding globoside alpha-1,3-N-acetylgalactosaminyltransferase 1 isoform X3 — protein sequence MRRDVLTLAPWLAPIVWEGTFNSELLDSAYKPLNLTIGVTAFAIGKYTMYVGRFIESAEKLFMKGYRVNYYIFTNNPQAIPKVQLQPGRSLRIVPIKKYSHWQEISMRRMEAINRHIAEVSHREVNYLFCLDIDMVFHNPWGVETLGEMVAAIHPGYYKVPRSQFPYERRSSSAAFIPDNQGDFYYAGAVFGGLVKQVYEFTRACHMTILADKANGIMAAWQEESHLNRHFFSHKPSKLLSPEYVWDDTKPKPPEVRLIRFSTVNKDYREIRD from the exons AT GCGCCGGGATGTGCTGACTCTCGCGCCTTGGCTGGCCCCCATTGTTTGGGAAGGAACTTTCAACTCCGAACTCCTGGACAGTGCCTACAAGCCATTGAACCTCACCATAGGGGTGACAGCCTTTGCCATTGGCAA GTACACCATGTATGTGGGCCGCTTCATAGAGTCGGCGGAGAAACTCTTCATGAAGGGCTACCGGGTGAACTACTACATCTTCACCAACAACCCCCAGGCGATCCCCAAAGTCCAGCTGCAGCCCGGCCGGAGCCTCCGCATCGTCCCCATCAAAAAATACTCTCACTGGCAGGAGATTTCCATGCGCAGGATGGAGGCGATAAACAGGCACATCGCAGAGGTGAGCCACCGGGAGGTGAACTATCTTTTCTGCCTGGACATCGACATGGTGTTTCACAACCCATGGGGGGTGGAGACTCTGGGCGAGATGGTAGCGGCCATACACCCTGGGTACTACAAAGTCCCTCGCAGCCAGTTCCCTTATGAGAGGAGGAGCTCTTCCGCTGCCTTCATCCCTGACAACCAGGGGGACTTCTACTATGCAGGGGCCGTCTTCGGTGGGCTGGTCAAGCAGGTGTACGAATTCACCAGGGCCTGCCACATGACCATCCTGGCAGACAAAGCCAATGGGATCATGGCGGCCTGGCAGGAGGAGAGCCACCTCAACAGGCATTTCTTTTCCCACAAGCCCTCAAAGCTCCTCTCCCCGGAGTACGTGTGGGATGACACCAAGCCCAAGCCGCCTGAGGTGCGCCTGATACGCTTCTCCACAGTGAATAAGGACTACAGGGAGATACGGGACTGA